The Zingiber officinale cultivar Zhangliang chromosome 9A, Zo_v1.1, whole genome shotgun sequence genome window below encodes:
- the LOC122021063 gene encoding pheophytinase, chloroplastic-like, which produces MSAFLAATLPASSVGDFSKFSAFDRSIRPNGNKCGLSRRAFVSGGIAFSVCCSFLTADTVQGIERLPFRAEGYNFWTWKGRKIHYVEQGTGQPVILIHGFGASAFHWRYNIPALAKRYKVYALDLLGFGWSEKAIIDYDATIWRDQVSDFLKEIVKEPAILVGNSLGGFAALLTAAESAQLVRGIVLLNSAGQFSNANTKQSKENGSETALQKLLVNPVKEALQRIFLGFLFWQAKQPSRIEKVLKSVYINTSNVDNYLVESITRPAGDPNAGEVYYRLMTRFMSNQSKYTLDSVLSELSCPLLLIWGDLDPWVGPAKAVRIKDFYPNTTIVNLKAGHCPHDEVPELVNIALLDWLSSLEPVAGPQASA; this is translated from the exons atgtCTGCCTTCCTCGCCGCTACGTTACCTGCCTCTTCCGTCGGGGATTTCTCCAAGTTTAGTGCCTTCGACAGGAGCATTCGTCCGAACG GAAACAAATGCGGACTGTCTAGAAGAGCTTTCGTTTCTGGAGGAATCGCCTTCTCAGTTTGCTGTTCCTTTCTGACTGCGGATACTGTTCAAG GAATAGAGAGATTACCATTTAGGGCAGAGGGCTATAACTTTTGGACATGGAAGGGACGCAAGATCCATTATGTAGAACAAGGAACAGGACAACCTGTCATCCTCATTCATGGATTTGGTGCTTCAGCCTTTCATTGGAG ATATAATATACCAGCGTTAGCAAAAAGATACAAGGTTTATGCCCTGGATTTGCTAGGCTTTGGATGGAGTGAGAAGGCTATTATTGACTACGATGCAACAATTTGGAGGGACCAAGTgtctgattttttaaaagaaattgtgAAAGAACCTGCAATCTTAGTTGGAAATAG TCTGGGAGGGTTTGCCGCTTTATTAACAGCTGCTGAATCAGCTCAGCTTGTTCGTGGAATTGTCTTGCTCAATTCTGCTGGTCAGTTTTCAAATGCAAATACTAAACAGTCCAAGGAAAATGGAAGTGAAACAGCCTTGCAGAAGTTGCTGGTCAACCCGGTGAAGGAAGCTCTGCAAAGAATATTCCTCGGTTTTTTGTTTTGGCAAGCAAAGCAACCTTCTCGCATTGAAAAAGTCCTGAAAAGT GTTTACATAAACACTTCCAATGTGGACAATTATCTGGTGGAATCAATCACCAGGCCGGCTGGGGACCCAAATGCAGGAGAAGTTTATTATAG GTTGATGACAAGATTTATGTCGAACCAAAGCAAGTACACACTGGACAGCGTTCTTAGCGAACTGTCTTGCCCGCTGCTGTTGATTTGGGGGGACTTAGATCCTTGGGTAGGACCTGCAAAAGCTGTGCGAATCAAGGATTTCTACCCAAACACGACCATTGTGAATTTGAAGGCGGGGCATTGCCCGCACGATGAGGTGCCTGAACTCGTGAACATTGCTCTTCTCGATTGGTTATCTTCGTTAGAGCCAGTAGCCGGCCCCCAAGCTTCGGCGTGA